The DNA window CGAGACACGTCGGCGCCCTCGAGCGCGGAGAGTCCGTCGGCGACGTTCGGGAGCAACTCGTCGCCGCGAACGATCGTTCCGTCGACGTCGAGAATCGCCGCCTCGTAGTCGGTCATCCCTCGAGTAAAGGCCGAGTACGGAGTTGAGTGTTTGGATGGAACGCGAGCGACTGCCTAGCTCGCTTTTTCGAACTCGAGTTCCTCGGTGTCGATCCCGGCGTTTTCGGCCCGCTCGTTGGCGTCGATCAGGCGCTCGAGTTTGGTCTCGAACTCCTCGTCGGAGAGTTCGCCGGCCGCGTATCGCTCCTGAAGTTTGCTAACGGGATCGCGTTCGGATACTGGCCCGTCGACGCTCGACGGTTCGGTCGCCGACGCAGACTCGTCGCGTTTGACGAGGTGCCAGATCAGAAAGGTGCTGACGACGAACAAGAGTGTGATCGCCAGCGCGTACAGCGGTCCGGCTAACAACAAGACGGCGATGATCAAAATATCCGCGAGGACGAACTTGATGGCGAAGATCTCCGTGAGACTGTAACTCCGCCCACCACTGTCAGCGCCCATACGCATTAGTTGGCGTCGCTCGAAATAATTGTACGCATCGCTCTCGACTCGAGGGCACGTTTCGCTGTGACTCGAGGTGGGAATTCTTTTCCACGCACCGACCCTACGCCACGGTATGACACTCGAGGTCGAACCACCGGAGCCGCCGGAGTTGAACGTCGTCGATCCTAACGAGTACGAGGACGCGACGATTAGTGCCGACGGCGCAGAGGACATCGACTACCGACGCGAGGAACTCGAGGCGTTCCTCGAGAGCGGCGCCTGGGAGGAAGCCTTCGAGGAGTGGGTCGAGGACACCGATCTGGA is part of the Natronorubrum sediminis genome and encodes:
- a CDS encoding SHOCT domain-containing protein, which gives rise to MGADSGGRSYSLTEIFAIKFVLADILIIAVLLLAGPLYALAITLLFVVSTFLIWHLVKRDESASATEPSSVDGPVSERDPVSKLQERYAAGELSDEEFETKLERLIDANERAENAGIDTEELEFEKAS